A genomic region of Halichondria panicea chromosome 5, odHalPani1.1, whole genome shotgun sequence contains the following coding sequences:
- the LOC135336453 gene encoding dipeptidyl peptidase 9-like gives MAAMDFQEMIQTCRSIKTGYSRPFQGLPNTINLSRDGRQVLFLSGGSLYSHSLPYHGDDVERDSAGCDKMVVDPPVTMATEPSRPLQTSWRKLCSSDHPTRQLSRSEQLLRERMRSTGSGLTQYDYLSSCDLLLVHGPQCLVLDRQSEVGVAEFPEFSGALDYKLCPLTPQLLGCVCRGEVWVMDSATGVKHQMTSVTTDKPGGQRSAGAPSFIIQEEFDRYTGYWWQPKTKEGDNVYRILFEEVDESGVEVVHTFNPSNQTVEDYKYPRPGSANAPSTLRLLEFTLDQDRKMCKTIKSLPKSVRECFPDCSEYLVRGGWSPDGKWVWLQLVERSQRALKMIMIPWEAFSVEGESPTETTPTFPLPLVVWEDSNPTWINTTDNLTFVSSTDDSVQFITSSERSGFRHLYFVKTTPTLQDGISVATSDIRQLTCGNWIVFGSKIWLDDERKLVYFEGNPNSPLERHLCVVSFSDAEGACATPTILTAPGYHHIVANVDTTNGLFAVTSSSLASAPSVHVYAINHTPLSATLLDTLKEGACLPVNYTPPTPFQVPSSSGELLHGLIFPPLGLEEGRKYPTVLYLYGGPQIQMVTAGLSKHLPRVQVWCSHGYAVVVLDNRGSANRGLAFAAHLKDQFGHLEIDDQVTGLLSAASTVPYIDVSRVAITGWSYGGYLSLMGLALRPDIFKLAIAGAPVTDWMSYDTGYTERYLGVPPTSHTPYTKSSVLTYAHQFPSEPHRLLIIHGLSDENVLFTHTSLLCDHLVSHGRPYQLQLYTSERHGLRTQSSALHCDATVLAFLQKHL, from the exons ATGGCTGCAATGGATTTCCAAGAGATGATTCAAACGTGTCGCTCCATTAAGACTGGCTACTCGAGGCCATTCCAAGGACTCCCCAACACCATCAACTTGAGTAGGGACGGTCGTCAAGTGTTGTTTCTGTCCGGGGGGTCCCTGTACAGCCACTCTCTACCCTATCATGGCGATG ATGTGGAGCGAGACTCTGCAGGTTGTGACAAGATGGTCGTAGACCCTCCTGTTACCATGGCTACCGAGCCTAGCCGTCCATTGCAGACTAGCTGGAGGAAACTGTGCTCCTCCGATCACCCCACCAGACAACTCtcaag GTCCGAGCAGTTGCTACGGGAACGGATGCGGTCCACAGGTAGTGGCCTCACACAGTATGACTACTTGTCATCATGTGATCTCCTCCTAGTGCATGGACCTCAGTGTCTGGTCCTGGACAGGCAATCA gaagtgggtgtggctgaaTTCCCCGAGTTTTCTGGAGCACTGGACTACAAGCTTTGCCCTTTGACCCCTCAGCTCCTCGGCTGTGTGTGTCGGGGGGAGGTGTGGGTGATGGACAGCGCTACCGGGGTCAAGCATCAGATGACCTCTGTTACTACAG ACAAGCCtgggggtcagaggtcagctGGAGCACCCTCTTTTATCATACAAGAGGAGTTTGATCGCTACACCGGCTACTGGTGGCAACCAAAGACGAAAGAAG GTGACAATGTCTACCGAATTTTGTTTGAAGAA GTGGACGAGAGTGGTGTGGAGGTAGTGCACACGTTTAATCCATCCAATCAGACGGTCGAGGACTACAAGTACCCACGTCCCGGGTCAGCCAACGCCCCCTCAACACTCCGCCTCCTCGAGTTCACTCTAGACCAGGACAGAAAG ATGTGTAAGACTATCAAGAGTCTTCCTAAGAGTGTGAGGGAGTGTTTCCCTGACTGCTCCGAGTATTTGGTGAGAGGGGGGTGGTCCCCTGATggaaagtgggtgtggcttcagCTAGTGGAGAGGTCTCAGCGAGCACTCAAAATGATCATGATCCCCTGGGAGGCGTTCAGTGTCGAGGGagag TCCCCtactgagaccacacccaccttccCACTGCCGCTAGTTGTGTGGGAGGATAGCAACCCAACTTGGATCAATACGACAGACAATTTGACTTTTGTGTCCTCCACTGATGACAGTGTCCAGTTCATCACCTCCTCGGAGAGGTCAGGGTTCAGGCATCTGTATTTCGttaagaccacacccactttacAA GATGGCATTTCCGTGGCAACGAGTGACATCAGACAGCTTACGTGTGGTAACTGGATCGTGTTCGGATCAAAG ATCTGGTTGGACGATGAGAGGAAGCTGGTGTATTTCGAGGGCAATCCAAATAGTCCGTTGGAAAGACATTT gtgtgtggttAGTTTCAGTGATGCTGAGGGGGCGTGTGCCACACCCACTATACTGACGGCCCCAGGCTATCATCACATTGTTGCCAACGTGGACACG ACTAACGGACTATTTGCTGTCACTAGTTCGAGCCTAGCCTCTGCTccgagtgtgcatgtgtacgctataaaccacacccccttatCGGCTACGCTACTCGACACACTCAAGGAGGGGGCGTGTCTACCTGTAAACTACACTCCGCCCACTCCATTCCAAGTCCCCTCCTCCTCAG GAGAGCTACTGCATGGACTGATCTTCCCCCCGCTGGGTCTGGAGGAGGGGAGGAAGTATCCCACTGTCCTCTACCTGTACGGGGGACCACAGATACAG atggtGACAGCTGGGCTCAGTAAGCACCTCCCAAGAGTACAAGTATGGTGTAGTCATGGTTATGCGGTGGTTGTGCTAGACAACAGAGGATCAGCTAACAGGGGATTGGCATTTGCAGCTCATCTCAAG GATCAGTTTGGGCATCTGGAGATCGATGATCAGGTGACTGGGCTGTTGTCAGCGGCCTCCACTGTGCCGTACATTGACGTGTCCCGAGTGGCTATCACCGGGTGGTCGTACGGAGGCTACCTCTCACTCATGGGGCTAGCACTCAGGCCCGATATATtcaag ctTGCTATCGCTGGAGCCCCGGTGACAGACTGGATGTCGTACGATACTGGATACACGGAGCGCTACCTCGGTGTTCCCCCCACATCTCACACACCGTACACTAAGAGCTCTGTTCTCACATACGCCCACCAGTTTCCCTCCGA ACCACACCGCCTCCTCATAATCCACGGACTGAGTGACGAGAACGTGCTCTTCACTCACACCTCCCTCTTGTGTGATCACCTGGTCTCCCATGGCCGACCCTATCAGCTCCAGCTGTACACTAGCGAGAGACACGGCCTCAGGACACAGTCATCAGCACTGCACTGTGACGCCACTGTGCTAGCTTTCTTACAGAAGCATTTATAA
- the LOC135336504 gene encoding collagen alpha-1(XVII) chain-like, with product MYSIKMGSNVKFCISQIAFVLLTISMFGGLSFAVWNLKSENANLQNQISELRGFVGANPNPHSSDEATVMDTLKRLTRQSSSSQSATDLLADALAELIEKKLYTIMDCARDDADNLTDCSLKPGPKGDKGCLGDQGKEGPQGMNGEPGVKGHNGYPGHKGEVGPKGPIGDLGPMGHRGVKGDMGEIGQRGEAGVKGDEGMKGEYGFPGHKGESGGPGAKGVKGDRGFGGNNGQKGEKGMTGVQGPPGPIPTTQPPTTEAMTTQPPTVPSERCGGPGWRKVAFIDMTNTSQNCPQGLTLTGYSKRSCGRTHATSWNCSSVTFPVGGGQYSRVCGRAKAYQYGVLASFYGYHNSRGINAVYVAGLSFTHGTPRTHIWTFAAGYYQGISGDSSFRNYRCPCNPGNSIGSPPFVGNDYFCESGVSSRSAVTPYMLHPDDPLWDGQGCIHGNTCCQLNNPPWFNKTLPTPTTDDIEMRLCMSSSARSANIALEQMELYVY from the coding sequence atgtacagcataAAGATGGGCTCGAATGTGAAATTCTGTATCTCTCAAATAGCCTTTGTGCTACTGACAATTTCAATGTTTGGAGGTCTATCCTTTGCTGTGTGGAATCTGAAATCTGAGAATGCAAACCTACAGAACCAAATCTCTGAATTGCGAGGCTTTGTCGGAGCTAATCCAAACCCCCACTCGAGTGATGAAGCCACGGTGATGGACACACTAAAGCGACTAACTCGACAATCCAGCTCCTCTCAAAGTGCTACTGATCTACTTGCTGATGCTCTGGCAGAACTAATTGAAAAGAAACTCTACACTATAATGGACTGTGCTAGAGATGACGCTGATAATTTAACCGACTGTTCGCTCAAGCCAGGCCCAAAGGGGGACAAGGGATGCCTGGGTGATCAAGGTAAAGAAGGCCCTCAGGGAATGAACGGAGAACCTGGGGTCAAAGGACACAACGGTTACCCTGGTCATAAAGGGGAGGTGGGTCCAAAGGGTCCTATCGGCGATCTCGGCCCAATGGGGCACCGAGGGGTTAAAGGAGATATGGGCGAGATCGGTCAACGAGGCGAGGCCGGGGTTAAAGGTGACGAAGGTATGAAAGGAGAATATGGTTTCCCTGGACACAAAGGCGAGAGTGGCGGGCCGGGTGCCAAGGGAGTTAAAGGAGATCGAGGCTTTGGAGGCAATAATGGACAAAAGGGAGAGAAAGGAATGACGGGAGTGCAAGGTCCACCGGGACCTATTCCCACCACACAACCACCAACTACTGAAGCCATGACTACACAACCACCAACTGTTCCCTCTGAGAGGTGTGGTGGTCCTGGATGGAGGAAGGTGGCATTCATTGATATGACTAATACTAGCCAAAACTGCCCTCAAGGACTAACACTGACTGGCTACTCAAAACGATCATGTGGTCGAACACATGCAACTTCATGGAATTGTTCATCAGTCACCTTTCCTGTTGGTGGTGGTCAATACAGTCGAGTGTGTGGGAGAGCTAAGGCTTATCAATATGGTGTCCTGGCGTCATTTTATGGGTATCACAATTCACGTGGTATCAATGCAGTGTACGTTGCTGGACTAAGCTTCACTCATGGAACACCCAGGACACACATTTGGACATTTGCAGCTGGTTACTATCAAGGAATCAGTGGTGATAGTAGCTTTAGAAACTATCGCTGTCCTTGTAACCCAGGCAACAGCATCGGCTCTCCTCCTTTTGTTGGTAATGACTATTTCTGTGAGAGTGGCGTAAGCTCTCGTTCTGCAGTTACTCCTTACATGCTTCACCCTGATGATCCACTCTGGGATGGTCAGGGCTGTATCCATGGCAACACATGCTGTCAGTTGAACAACCCACCGTGGTTTAATAAAACACTACCAACCCCCACAACTGATGATATTGAAATGAGACTATGTATGAGTAGTAGTGCTAGATCTGCTAACATAGCTCTTGAACAAATGGAACTATACGTCTACTGA
- the LOC135336187 gene encoding uncharacterized protein LOC135336187, whose product MDSNAKFTTVFVLLTITLYGGLSFAVWNLHTQSVTENQNQNTELQTLKYENENHISELQSLKSANENLQNQITKLQDIVQAINPNLHSSDETIKRLTRQSGSSQSSTDDAALAELIEKKLYTIMDCARDGANNLTNCSLKPGPKGDKGCLGDEERGGGSKGPVGNPGQGQRGVKGDMGPPGRAGVKGEQGSKGQSGQPGIKGIKGFVDYNERKKEKGMTGERGPPGPIPIIPSEACGGLGWRKVTFIDTTDTSQNCPQGLTLTDYSKRSCGRTHTNRYACSSVTFPVGGGQYSRVCGRAKAYHYGYLYSFLGYNRDSRGINAQYVDGLSFTHGTPRTHIWTFAAGANQGDTRDRYYNCPCNQGNTIGSPPFVDNDYFCESGVRTLSERGYNIFYPDDPLWDGQGCIHGNPCCLLNSPPWFNQTLPTPTTDDIEMRLCMANGASIANIALEHMELYVY is encoded by the exons atggATTCGAATGCGAAGTTCACCACTGTATTTGTGCTACTGACAATCACACTGTATGGAGGTCTATCCTTTGCTGTATGGAATCTACATACCCAAAGTGTGACCGAGAATCAGAACCAAAACACTGAGTTGCAAACTTTAAAGTATGAGAATGAGAATCACATTTCTGAATTGCAAAGTCTAAAATCTGCGAATGAAAACCTACAGAACCAAATCACTAAACTGCAAGATATTGTTCAAGCTATAAATCCAAATCTCCACTCGAGTGATGAAACAATTAAGAGACTTACTCGACAATCTGGCTCCTCTCAAAGTTCTACTGATGATGCTGCTTTGGCAGAACTAATTGAAAAGAAACTCTACACTATAATGGACTGTGCTAGAGATGGCGCTAATAATTTAACTAACTGTTCGCTCAAGCCAGGCCCAAAGGGGGACAAAGGATGCCTGGGTGATGAAG AAAGGGGAGGAGGGTCCAAAGGTCCTGTTGGCAATCCCGGCCAAGGACAACGAGGGGTTAAAGGAGATATGGGTCCACCAGGTAGAGCGGGGGTTAAAGGCGAGCAAGGTTCGAAAGGACAGTCTGGACAGCCGGGTATAAAGGGGATTAAAGGCTTTGTAGACTACAACGAACGAAAGAAAGAGAAAGGAATGACGGGGGAACGAGGTCCACCAGGACCTATTCCCATTATTCCCTCTGAGGCGTGTGGTGGTCTTGGTTGGAGGAAGGTGACATTCATTGATACGACTGATACTAGCCAAAACTGCCCTCAAGGACTAACACTGACTGACTACTCAAAACGATCATGTGGTCGAACACATACGAATAGATACGCTTGTTCATCAGTCACCTTTCCTGTTGGTGGGGGTCAATACAGTCGAGTGTGTGGGAGAGCTAAGGCTTATCACTATGGGTACCTGTATTCCTTTCTTGGGTATAACCGTGACTCACGTGGTATCAATGCACAGTACGTTGATGGACTAAGCTTCACTCATGGAACACCCAGGACACACATTTGGACATTTGCAGCTGGCGCCAATCAGGGTGATACTAGAGATAGATATTATAACTGTCCTTGTAACCAAGGCAACACCATCGGCTCTCCTCCTTTTGTTGATAATGACTATTTCTGTGAGAGTGGCGTAAGAACTCTTTCTGAACGTGGATATAACATATTTTACCCTGATGATCCACTCTGGGATGGTCAGGGGTGTATCCACGGCAACCCGTGCTGCTTGTTGAACAGCCCACCGTGGTTTAACCAAACACTACCAACCCCCACAACTGATGATATTGAAATGAGACTATGCATGGCTAATGGTGCATCTATTGCTAACATTGCTCTTGAACATATGGAACTATACGTCTACTGA